Genomic segment of Saccopteryx bilineata isolate mSacBil1 chromosome 9, mSacBil1_pri_phased_curated, whole genome shotgun sequence:
TACACAGTCCATGGTCAATAAATGTTAGAAGTTATTATCTCACCTTCACCTTAGCCCAGAGACAAAGCATACAGACTTAAGATTTTCCAGGACTGAGTTTTAATTCCAAAAAACTGGTTGGGGCTCTTTCCACATGAGGGAGAGCCATATCCCAGACTATGACCTCAGGGGAGTCAGTCTAGCACTAGGCCTGATCCAGTCACATTCTAGCCACCAGGCCCTGTCATTCCATCATGAGATCCAATCCCAGACTCCCCTATCAGCCTGAGACAAGGGAATGGAGGTGAAGCTGCCCAGGACTGATTCTGTCTCTCCAAAGCCCCTATCTCTGCTCTAAGGGAGCCAGCTGTGTCTTTCCAAGGAGAGTTGGTTCGGCCACCAACTCTCGGTTTAGTCCCTAGACAGCCCTCCCACCCCTGAGGTCAGTGCCCCGGCCCTGGTGGCCGCTCTAGTGCCTGTGTGCCCACCAGAACATCCATGAGGTAGTCCAGCTCAGCCTCATCTAGCTCTGGAGCCTCATCTAGCTCTGGAGCCTCCTCCTTGCCCGACCCATCTTCAGGGCCAGGTTTGAGTCCCTCTGAGGTTGGTGCCCAAAGTTCACTGTCGTACATGGAAGTGTCAATGTCGTACATGGAAGTGTCAATGTCCTCAAACAGGCCCTCAAGCCCATCGTCCAGCAGACAGCCAGTGGCTGGTCCCAACAAGTCCAAGGCACCCAGGCTGGGTGGGGCTCCCCCCACAGGGCAGCCTGGTGGTCCCTCATCCACCAGGGGCTGGGAGGCCTGGCTCAAGCCCTCAATATGGCTGAGGTCCTCCAGGAGACTGGCCATGGAGGCTGAGAGGGCAGCATCTGAGCTGGCCAGCAGGTTGTCAGCCACACTAGGGTCTGCCGGTGGGCTGGGCACAGATGGCAGGGCAGCTGTGGGTGTCATGGACGCCTGGATGCGCCGCAGTGTGTTCACTACCAGTACCAGGTGCCGTAGGTCTGGCTCACTCTGCCGCAGGCTGTGGTGAAGCTTGAGCACTGAAAGGTCAAAGAGGGAACTGGAGGCCCCAGCTGGGGGTGCCTGTGCCACTGCAGGGTGGCCAGAATCCAGCCACCAGGCATTCACTTCCagggcttccttctcctcctccttctcccgcTTGCGCTTCAGGCCCTTGCTCAGCATCatctgtggggagggaggagtcaCTGAGTTATGGAAAGCCAATGTTAAGTTCAAACCCTGGTTCTGCTACCTGCTGtctctgtgatcttgggcaagtcacttaacatctctgagcctaGTTTTCTTACGGAATCTTTAAGATATGAAAGATaatagtatagcctgaccaggtggtggcgcagtggatagagtatcggactgtgacgcggaggactcaggtttgagaccccgaggtcgccaacttgagcatgggttcatctggtttgagcaaagctcaccagcttgagcccaaggtcactggcttgagcaaagggttacttggtctgttgtagccccttggtcaaggcacatatgagaaagcagtcaatgaacaactaaaatgctgcaacaaggaattgatgattctcatctctctcccttcctgtcagtctgtccctgtctatccctctccctgtctctgtcaaaaagaaaaaaaaaaaaagaaagataatagtATATACTTCCTAAAGTTGTTTGAGGAATAtattagataatttaaaaaaaaaaaaaaaaaaaaaaagccactacaACAGTGCCTAATCCATAgcaattactttttaaagtactattattaactattataattcttttattcaaacaaaccatatgaaatattaaataatcctTTTTTTAACCTACAAAAGCAGCTGTTTCACATAACCTAACATTGATTGACCACGCATCAGACAGTAAACTAACAAATACAGGAAATGTACAGATGGTGTTAGGAAGATACTAGAAGGTCCTGGGGAGTGGTTGGGGCAGGCTcactctgaggaggtgacatctgagcccTCCAGCATGAGGAGTCAACCAAGGAAGAAAACCAGGAGGAGAGACTTTGCATAGGGCATGGGGGGCACAAAGAGGGGGCTTGAGGATGTTATAcagagtgggacacttgaaaccatgtcaacacaataaattaaaagtgtaaaaaaaGCCTTTtggtatacaaaaaaaaaatgtaatctatctcaataaaactgttaaaaacgtaaaaaaaaaaaaggaaaaaaaagaaagagaaataaagaaagaaagagagagaaagaaagaaaagaaaaagaaaaccggGGGAAAGCAATCCAGAAGAGAGAACAATAGCAAAAGCAAAGAACGACCCGACGTGGAGACAGGATGAGCTTGAACTGAAAAAAAGACCAGTGTGTGTCAattatacctaaaaaaaaaaaaaaaaaaaaaaaaaagaccagtgtGGTCAGCACACAAAAGTGACAAGGGCCAGGGTGGAGGTAGAGAGTAGGCAGTGGCAAGTTTGGATTTTATTGAGTGTGGTGGGAAGTCACTGAGAGATTTTGAGCGGTGGTGTGAATTGATTAGGTTTCCAGAAGCTCCTCCTTGGTTACTTCGAGGAAATGGGGGTGcgaaaaaaggggggaagagatTCCTTCGGAGGTTACTGCACTCTTTAGGGCGGGCGATGATGGTGGCTTGGAGTAGAAGGTGGTAATGGACATGGAAGGAAATTGGTCGATCCAGGATTTATTTGGGAGGCAGATTAGACAGAGCTTGCCAGGAAGTCCTAATGGGCATGGGGGGTCACTGAGAGCAGAATGAAGACCCCCAGTTTCCCCGGAGTGGGGGTTCCCTGGAGTTCTGGACCTTTAGCCCAAGCCGCTTTTTGCAGCCAGGCAGCCGGCAGGGTCCAGTCCCAGAGCCCTTGCCCAGCAGGACCCAAACTTTTCACACTTCACTCAGTGGGTCCTCACCCCTTCCCTGTAGACTCGGGAGTCCAAAATCGCAGGAATTCGGCCCCCTACCCTGACTCCGCCCCCCAGTCCCCGCGACCCCTAGCGGCGCCAGGTAGGCCTTCCCCTGGGGATTCCGGCACCTCGGGACCCGGGACCCATCACACCGCCCCGCGTTCCAGGCTGTCGTTCCCGCCTGCCGCCGGAGGCCGTGCAGGCCGAGGTCCCGGACGGGCTGTTCTGCCGCCTCGGCCTCCGCTCGCTACCGGAAGGCAGTGGAGGCGGCTCCTCCcgaagcggcggcggcgg
This window contains:
- the SERTAD1 gene encoding SERTA domain-containing protein 1 codes for the protein MMLSKGLKRKREKEEEKEALEVNAWWLDSGHPAVAQAPPAGASSSLFDLSVLKLHHSLRQSEPDLRHLVLVVNTLRRIQASMTPTAALPSVPSPPADPSVADNLLASSDAALSASMASLLEDLSHIEGLSQASQPLVDEGPPGCPVGGAPPSLGALDLLGPATGCLLDDGLEGLFEDIDTSMYDIDTSMYDSELWAPTSEGLKPGPEDGSGKEEAPELDEAPELDEAELDYLMDVLVGTQALERPPGPGH